One genomic region from Eptesicus fuscus isolate TK198812 chromosome 18, DD_ASM_mEF_20220401, whole genome shotgun sequence encodes:
- the USP19 gene encoding ubiquitin carboxyl-terminal hydrolase 19 isoform X5 — protein MSGGASAMGPRRGPPGLEEATSKKKQKDRANQESKDGDPRRGGSVSTPQEEQAKEEVLLDWKQNADEVMVKLRVGAGPLRLEEVDAAFTDTDCVVRFPGGQQWRGVFYAEIESSRAKVQARKGGLLQLALPKKVPLLTWPSLLKKPLGMRESVPGLRCQENGQESSPIALEPAPEPRRAKQEARNQKRAQGRGEVGAGAGPGAQAGPSAKRAVHLRRGPEGEGCREGPGPQGEAPPFLAEAATQAEAEEQLRVPPLEPQPCLLGSEEKPALLAGEKAASPRSDPVSPALTRSRAPEKEPEPMVSLAFVKNDSYEKGPDAVVVHVYVKEIRREASRVLFREQDFTLVFQTRDGNFLRLHPGCGPHTVFRWQVKLRNLIEPEQCTFCFTAARIDICLRKRQSQRWGGLEAPAARGAVGGAKVAVPTGPTPLDSTPPGGAPHPLTGQEEARAVEKEKPKPRAEDTGLDGVAARTPVEHGAPKPEPHLASPKPTCMVPPMPHSPVSGDSVEEEEEEEKKVCPPGFTGLVNLGNTCFMNSVIQSLSNTRELRDFFHDRSFEAEINYNNPLGTGGRLAIGFAVLLRALWKGTHHAFQPSKLKAIVASKASQFTGYAQHDAQEFMAFLLDGLHEDLNRIQNKPYTETVDSDGRPDEVVAEEAWQRHKMRNDSFVVDLFQGQYKSKLVCPVCAKVSITFDPFLYLPVPLPQKQKVLPVFFFAREPHSKPVKFLVSVSKENSSASEVLDALAQRVHVQPENLRLTEVMKSRFHRVFLPSHSLDSVSPSDLLLCFELLSPELAKEQVVVLEVQQRPQVPSIPISKCAACQRKQQPEDEKLKRCTRCYRVGYCNQLCQKTHWPDHKGLCRPENIGYPFLVSVPASRLTYARLAQLLEGYARYSVSVFQPPFQPPFQPGRMALEPPGCTALHSASSPEAGDSERDSMPPPELQMVTPVAEGDMVPRAWAAPDRGPVPSTSGISSEMLASAPVEGGSLPAGEKVPRPEAAVPGYQHPSEAVNPHTSQFLIYKIDAANREQRLEDKGDTPLELEEDCSLALVWRNNDRQQEFVLVASKELECAEDPGSAGEAARAGHFTLDQCLTLFTRPEVLAPEEAWYCPQCEQHREASKQLLLWRLPNVLIVQLKRFSFRSFVWRDKINDLVEFPVRNLDLSKFCIGQKEEQLPRYDLYAVINHYGGMIGGHYTACARLPNDRSSQRSDVGWRLFDDSTVTTVDESQVVTRYAYVLFYRRRNSPVERPPRAGHAERHPDLGPAAEAAASQGLGSGQAPEVAPTRTAPERFAPPVDRPAPTYSNMEEVD, from the exons ATGTCTGGTGGGGCCAGTGCCATGGGCCCAAGGAGAGGGCCCCCCGGGCTGGAGGAGGCCACCAGCAAGAAGAAGCAGAAGGACCGAGCCAACCAGGAGAGCAAGGATGGAGACCCTCGGAGGGGAG GGTCTGTGTCCACTCCTCAAGAGGAGCAGGCCAAAGAGG AGGTGCTGCTCGACTGGAAGCAGAATGCAGATGAGGTGATGGTGAAGCTGCGTGTGGGAGCAGGCCCCCTGCGGCTGGAGGAGGTGGACGCTGCTTTCACAGACACAGACTGCGTGGTGCGGTTTCCAG GTGGTCAGCAGTGGCGCGGTGTTTTCTATGCCGAGATCGAAAGTTCTCGCGCCAAAGTGCAGGCTCGAAAAGGTGGCCTCCTCCAGCTGGCGCTGCCCAAGAAGGTGCCTCTGCTCACCTGGCCTTCTCTCCTG AAGAAACCTCTAGGGATGCGAGAGTCGGTGCCAGGGCTGCGGTGCCAGGAGAACGGGCAGGAGTCCTCTCCCATTGCCCTGGagccagcccctgagccccgccgggcAAAGCAGGAGGCCCGGAATCAGAAGCGGGCCCAGGGCCGCggtgaggtgggggcgggggctggccccggggcccaggcagggcccaGTGCCAAGAGGGCTGTGCATCTCCGAAGAGGGCCAGAGGGGGAAGGATGCAGAGAAGGCCCTGGGCCCCAGGGCGAGGCGCCCCCCTTCCTGGCTGAGGCAGCCACCCAG GCGGAGGCCGAGGAGCAGCTCCGGGTCCCACCGCtggagccccagccctgcctcctgggctcGGAGGAGAAGCCAGCGCTTCTGGCCGGAGAGAAGGCAGCGTCCCCCAGGAGTGACCCCGTCTCTCCAGCCCTGACCCGGAGCAGAGCCCCCGAGAAAG AGCCGGAACCCATGGTGAGCCTGGCGTTTGTCAAGAACGACTCGTACGAGAAGGGGCCTGACGCGGTGGTGGTGCACGTGTACGTGAAGGAGATCCGCAGGGAGGCCTCGCGCGTGCTTTTCCGTGAGCAGGACTTCACGCTCGTCTTCCAGACCAG GGACGGGAACTTCCTGAGGCTGCACCCGGGCTGCGGGCCCCACACCGTCTTCCGCTGGCAGGTGAAGCTCAG GAACCTGATTGAGCCCGAGCAGTGCACCTTCTGCTTCACGGCCGCCCGCATCGACATCTGCCTCCGCAAGCGGCAGAGCCAGCGCTGGGGCGGCCTGGAGGCCCCCGCTGCACGAG GTGCAGTGGGTGGTGCAAAGGTTGCCGTGCCGACAGGCCCAACCCCTCTGGACTCGACCCCCCCCGGAGGTGCTCCGCACCCCCTCACAGGCCAGGAGGAGGCCCGGGCCGTGGAGAAGGAGAAGCCCAAGCCTCGAGCTGAGGACACGGGGCTGGACGGCGTGGCGGCCCGCACCCCCGTGGAGCATGGAGCCCCCAAGCCAGAGCCTCACTTGGCCTCA CCCAAGCCCACGTGCATGGTGCCGCCCATGCCCCACAGCCCTGTGAGCGGGGACagcgtggaggaggaggaggaggaggagaagaaggtgTGCCCGCCGGGCTTCACCGGGCTGGTCAACCTGGGCAACACCTGCTTCATGAACAGCGTCATCCAGTCCCTGTCCAACACCCGCGAGCTGCGGGACTTCTTCCACG ACCGCTCCTTCGAGGCCGAGATCAACTACAACAACCCGCTGGGGACCGGGGGGCGCCTCGCCATCGGCTTCGCCGTGCTGCTCCGGGCGCTGTGGAAGGGCACCCACCACGCCTTCCAGCCTTCCAAGTTGAAg GCCATTGTCGCCAGCAAGGCCAGCCAGTTCACAGGCTACGCCCAGCACGACGCCCAGGAGTTCATGGCTTTCCTGCTGGACGGGCTGCACGAGGACCTGAACCGCATTCAGAACAAGCCCTACACGGAGACCGTGGACTCCGATGGGCGGCCCGATGAG GTGGTGGCTGAGGAGGCGTGGCAGAGGCACAAGATGAGGAACGACTCCTTCGTCGTGGACCTGTTCCAGGGCCAGTACAAGTCGAAGCTGGTGTGCCCCGTGTGTGCCAAG GTCTCCATCACCTTTGACCCCTTCCTCTACCTGCCGGTGCCCTTGCCCCAGAAGCAGAAGGTCCTCCCCGTCTTCTTCTTCGCCCGGGAGCCGCACAGCAAGCCCGTCAAG TTCCTGGTGAGCGTCAGCAAGGAGAACTCCAGCGCCAGCGAGGTGCTGGACGCCCTCGCACAGCGGGTCCACGTGCAGCCCGAGAACCTGCGTCTGACCGAG GTGATGAAGAGCCGTTTCCACCGCGTGTTCCTGCCCTCCCACTCCCTGGACAGCGTGTCCCCCTCGGACCTGCTCCTCTGCTTCGAGCTGTTGTCCCCAGAGTTGGCTAAGGAGCAGGTGGTGGTGCTGGAGGTGCAGCAG CGCCCCCAGGTGCCCAGCATCCCCATCTCCAAGTGCGCAGCCTGCCAGCGGAAGCAGCAGCCCGAGGACGAGAAGCTGAAACGCTGTACCCGGTGCTACCGCGTGGGCTACTGCAACCA actCTGTCAGAAAACCCACTGGCCTGACCACAAGGGCCTCTGCCGCCCTGAGAACATCGGCTACCCCTTCCTGGTCAGCGTGCCTGCCTCCCGCCTCACCTACGCCCGCCTCGCCCAGCTGCTGGAGGGCTATGCCCG GTATTCCGTGAGTGTCTTCCAGCCGCCCTTCCAGCCGCCCTTCCAGCCCGGCCGCATGGCCCTGGAGCCCCCTGGCTGCACCGCGCTGCACTCCGCCAGCTCTCCGGAGGCCGGGGACAGCGAGAGGGACTCCATGCCGCCGCCTGAGCTCCAGATGGTGACTCCCGTGGCAGAGGGGGACATGGTGCCCCGGGCGTGGGCAGCCCCTGATCGGGGACCGGTGCCCAGCACCAGTGGCATTTCTTCGGAGATGCTGGCCAGCGCGCCCGTTGAAGGTGGCTCCTTGCCTGCTGGTGAGAAGGTGCCCCGGCCCGAAG CTGCTGTGCCCGGGTACCAACACCCAAGTGAAGCCGTGAATCCCCACACGTCCCAGTTCTTGATCTATAAAATCGACGCAGCCAACCGAGAGCAGCGGCTCGAGGATAAAG gAGACACCCcgctggagctggaggaggactGCAGCCTGGCGCTCGTCTGGCGGAACAACGACCGCCAGCAGGAGTTCGTGCTGGTGGCCTCCAAGGAGCTGGAATGCGCCGAGGATCCCGGCTCTGCCGGCGAGGCTGCCCGCGCCGGCCACTTCACTCTGGACCAGTGCCTCACCCTCTTCACTCGGCCTGAAGTGCTGGCCCCGGAGGAGGCTTG GTACTGCCCGCAGTGCGAGCAGCACCGCGAGGCCTCCAAGCAGCTGCTGCTGTGGCGCCTGCCCAACGTGCTCATCGTGCAGCTCAAGCGCTTCTCCTTCCGCAGCTTCGTCTGGCGCGACAAGATCAACGACTTGGTGGAGTTCCCCGTCCG GAACCTGGACCTGAGCAAGTTCTGCATCGGCCAGAAGGAGGAGCAGCTGCCCCGCTACGACCTGTACGCCGTCATCAACCACTACGGCGGCATGATCGGCGGCCACTACACCGCCTGCGCACGCCTGCCCAACGACCGCAGCAGCCAGCGCAGCGACGTGG GCTGGCGCTTGTTTGATGACAGCACGGTGACAACGGTGGACGAGAGCCAGGTCGTGACGCGTTATGCCTACGTCCTCTTCTACCGCCGGCGGAACTCTCCTGTGGAGAGACCCCCCCGGGCAGGCCACGCTGAGCGCCACCCAGACCTGGGCCCTGCAGCCgaggctgctgccagccag GGACTAGGCTCTGGCCAGGCCCCCGAGGTGGCCCCCACGCGGACAGCCCCTGAACGCTTCGCCCCCCCTGTGGACCGCCCAGCCCCCACCTACAGCAACATGGAGGAGGTCGATTAG
- the USP19 gene encoding ubiquitin carboxyl-terminal hydrolase 19 isoform X7, translated as MSGGASAMGPRRGPPGLEEATSKKKQKDRANQESKDGDPRRGGSVSTPQEEQAKEEVLLDWKQNADEVMVKLRVGAGPLRLEEVDAAFTDTDCVVRFPGGQQWRGVFYAEIESSRAKVQARKGGLLQLALPKKVPLLTWPSLLKPLGMRESVPGLRCQENGQESSPIALEPAPEPRRAKQEARNQKRAQGRGEVGAGAGPGAQAGPSAKRAVHLRRGPEGEGCREGPGPQGEAPPFLAEAATQAEAEEQLRVPPLEPQPCLLGSEEKPALLAGEKAASPRSDPVSPALTRSRAPEKEPEPMVSLAFVKNDSYEKGPDAVVVHVYVKEIRREASRVLFREQDFTLVFQTRDGNFLRLHPGCGPHTVFRWQVKLRNLIEPEQCTFCFTAARIDICLRKRQSQRWGGLEAPAARGAVGGAKVAVPTGPTPLDSTPPGGAPHPLTGQEEARAVEKEKPKPRAEDTGLDGVAARTPVEHGAPKPEPHLASPKPTCMVPPMPHSPVSGDSVEEEEEEEKKVCPPGFTGLVNLGNTCFMNSVIQSLSNTRELRDFFHDRSFEAEINYNNPLGTGGRLAIGFAVLLRALWKGTHHAFQPSKLKAIVASKASQFTGYAQHDAQEFMAFLLDGLHEDLNRIQNKPYTETVDSDGRPDEVVAEEAWQRHKMRNDSFVVDLFQGQYKSKLVCPVCAKVSITFDPFLYLPVPLPQKQKVLPVFFFAREPHSKPVKFLVSVSKENSSASEVLDALAQRVHVQPENLRLTEVMKSRFHRVFLPSHSLDSVSPSDLLLCFELLSPELAKEQVVVLEVQQRPQVPSIPISKCAACQRKQQPEDEKLKRCTRCYRVGYCNQLCQKTHWPDHKGLCRPENIGYPFLVSVPASRLTYARLAQLLEGYARYSVSVFQPPFQPPFQPGRMALEPPGCTALHSASSPEAGDSERDSMPPPELQMVTPVAEGDMVPRAWAAPDRGPVPSTSGISSEMLASAPVEGGSLPAGEKVPRPEAAVPGYQHPSEAVNPHTSQFLIYKIDAANREQRLEDKGDTPLELEEDCSLALVWRNNDRQQEFVLVASKELECAEDPGSAGEAARAGHFTLDQCLTLFTRPEVLAPEEAWYCPQCEQHREASKQLLLWRLPNVLIVQLKRFSFRSFVWRDKINDLVEFPVRNLDLSKFCIGQKEEQLPRYDLYAVINHYGGMIGGHYTACARLPNDRSSQRSDVGWRLFDDSTVTTVDESQVVTRYAYVLFYRRRNSPVERPPRAGHAERHPDLGPAAEAAASQGLGSGQAPEVAPTRTAPERFAPPVDRPAPTYSNMEEVD; from the exons ATGTCTGGTGGGGCCAGTGCCATGGGCCCAAGGAGAGGGCCCCCCGGGCTGGAGGAGGCCACCAGCAAGAAGAAGCAGAAGGACCGAGCCAACCAGGAGAGCAAGGATGGAGACCCTCGGAGGGGAG GGTCTGTGTCCACTCCTCAAGAGGAGCAGGCCAAAGAGG AGGTGCTGCTCGACTGGAAGCAGAATGCAGATGAGGTGATGGTGAAGCTGCGTGTGGGAGCAGGCCCCCTGCGGCTGGAGGAGGTGGACGCTGCTTTCACAGACACAGACTGCGTGGTGCGGTTTCCAG GTGGTCAGCAGTGGCGCGGTGTTTTCTATGCCGAGATCGAAAGTTCTCGCGCCAAAGTGCAGGCTCGAAAAGGTGGCCTCCTCCAGCTGGCGCTGCCCAAGAAGGTGCCTCTGCTCACCTGGCCTTCTCTCCTG AAACCTCTAGGGATGCGAGAGTCGGTGCCAGGGCTGCGGTGCCAGGAGAACGGGCAGGAGTCCTCTCCCATTGCCCTGGagccagcccctgagccccgccgggcAAAGCAGGAGGCCCGGAATCAGAAGCGGGCCCAGGGCCGCggtgaggtgggggcgggggctggccccggggcccaggcagggcccaGTGCCAAGAGGGCTGTGCATCTCCGAAGAGGGCCAGAGGGGGAAGGATGCAGAGAAGGCCCTGGGCCCCAGGGCGAGGCGCCCCCCTTCCTGGCTGAGGCAGCCACCCAG GCGGAGGCCGAGGAGCAGCTCCGGGTCCCACCGCtggagccccagccctgcctcctgggctcGGAGGAGAAGCCAGCGCTTCTGGCCGGAGAGAAGGCAGCGTCCCCCAGGAGTGACCCCGTCTCTCCAGCCCTGACCCGGAGCAGAGCCCCCGAGAAAG AGCCGGAACCCATGGTGAGCCTGGCGTTTGTCAAGAACGACTCGTACGAGAAGGGGCCTGACGCGGTGGTGGTGCACGTGTACGTGAAGGAGATCCGCAGGGAGGCCTCGCGCGTGCTTTTCCGTGAGCAGGACTTCACGCTCGTCTTCCAGACCAG GGACGGGAACTTCCTGAGGCTGCACCCGGGCTGCGGGCCCCACACCGTCTTCCGCTGGCAGGTGAAGCTCAG GAACCTGATTGAGCCCGAGCAGTGCACCTTCTGCTTCACGGCCGCCCGCATCGACATCTGCCTCCGCAAGCGGCAGAGCCAGCGCTGGGGCGGCCTGGAGGCCCCCGCTGCACGAG GTGCAGTGGGTGGTGCAAAGGTTGCCGTGCCGACAGGCCCAACCCCTCTGGACTCGACCCCCCCCGGAGGTGCTCCGCACCCCCTCACAGGCCAGGAGGAGGCCCGGGCCGTGGAGAAGGAGAAGCCCAAGCCTCGAGCTGAGGACACGGGGCTGGACGGCGTGGCGGCCCGCACCCCCGTGGAGCATGGAGCCCCCAAGCCAGAGCCTCACTTGGCCTCA CCCAAGCCCACGTGCATGGTGCCGCCCATGCCCCACAGCCCTGTGAGCGGGGACagcgtggaggaggaggaggaggaggagaagaaggtgTGCCCGCCGGGCTTCACCGGGCTGGTCAACCTGGGCAACACCTGCTTCATGAACAGCGTCATCCAGTCCCTGTCCAACACCCGCGAGCTGCGGGACTTCTTCCACG ACCGCTCCTTCGAGGCCGAGATCAACTACAACAACCCGCTGGGGACCGGGGGGCGCCTCGCCATCGGCTTCGCCGTGCTGCTCCGGGCGCTGTGGAAGGGCACCCACCACGCCTTCCAGCCTTCCAAGTTGAAg GCCATTGTCGCCAGCAAGGCCAGCCAGTTCACAGGCTACGCCCAGCACGACGCCCAGGAGTTCATGGCTTTCCTGCTGGACGGGCTGCACGAGGACCTGAACCGCATTCAGAACAAGCCCTACACGGAGACCGTGGACTCCGATGGGCGGCCCGATGAG GTGGTGGCTGAGGAGGCGTGGCAGAGGCACAAGATGAGGAACGACTCCTTCGTCGTGGACCTGTTCCAGGGCCAGTACAAGTCGAAGCTGGTGTGCCCCGTGTGTGCCAAG GTCTCCATCACCTTTGACCCCTTCCTCTACCTGCCGGTGCCCTTGCCCCAGAAGCAGAAGGTCCTCCCCGTCTTCTTCTTCGCCCGGGAGCCGCACAGCAAGCCCGTCAAG TTCCTGGTGAGCGTCAGCAAGGAGAACTCCAGCGCCAGCGAGGTGCTGGACGCCCTCGCACAGCGGGTCCACGTGCAGCCCGAGAACCTGCGTCTGACCGAG GTGATGAAGAGCCGTTTCCACCGCGTGTTCCTGCCCTCCCACTCCCTGGACAGCGTGTCCCCCTCGGACCTGCTCCTCTGCTTCGAGCTGTTGTCCCCAGAGTTGGCTAAGGAGCAGGTGGTGGTGCTGGAGGTGCAGCAG CGCCCCCAGGTGCCCAGCATCCCCATCTCCAAGTGCGCAGCCTGCCAGCGGAAGCAGCAGCCCGAGGACGAGAAGCTGAAACGCTGTACCCGGTGCTACCGCGTGGGCTACTGCAACCA actCTGTCAGAAAACCCACTGGCCTGACCACAAGGGCCTCTGCCGCCCTGAGAACATCGGCTACCCCTTCCTGGTCAGCGTGCCTGCCTCCCGCCTCACCTACGCCCGCCTCGCCCAGCTGCTGGAGGGCTATGCCCG GTATTCCGTGAGTGTCTTCCAGCCGCCCTTCCAGCCGCCCTTCCAGCCCGGCCGCATGGCCCTGGAGCCCCCTGGCTGCACCGCGCTGCACTCCGCCAGCTCTCCGGAGGCCGGGGACAGCGAGAGGGACTCCATGCCGCCGCCTGAGCTCCAGATGGTGACTCCCGTGGCAGAGGGGGACATGGTGCCCCGGGCGTGGGCAGCCCCTGATCGGGGACCGGTGCCCAGCACCAGTGGCATTTCTTCGGAGATGCTGGCCAGCGCGCCCGTTGAAGGTGGCTCCTTGCCTGCTGGTGAGAAGGTGCCCCGGCCCGAAG CTGCTGTGCCCGGGTACCAACACCCAAGTGAAGCCGTGAATCCCCACACGTCCCAGTTCTTGATCTATAAAATCGACGCAGCCAACCGAGAGCAGCGGCTCGAGGATAAAG gAGACACCCcgctggagctggaggaggactGCAGCCTGGCGCTCGTCTGGCGGAACAACGACCGCCAGCAGGAGTTCGTGCTGGTGGCCTCCAAGGAGCTGGAATGCGCCGAGGATCCCGGCTCTGCCGGCGAGGCTGCCCGCGCCGGCCACTTCACTCTGGACCAGTGCCTCACCCTCTTCACTCGGCCTGAAGTGCTGGCCCCGGAGGAGGCTTG GTACTGCCCGCAGTGCGAGCAGCACCGCGAGGCCTCCAAGCAGCTGCTGCTGTGGCGCCTGCCCAACGTGCTCATCGTGCAGCTCAAGCGCTTCTCCTTCCGCAGCTTCGTCTGGCGCGACAAGATCAACGACTTGGTGGAGTTCCCCGTCCG GAACCTGGACCTGAGCAAGTTCTGCATCGGCCAGAAGGAGGAGCAGCTGCCCCGCTACGACCTGTACGCCGTCATCAACCACTACGGCGGCATGATCGGCGGCCACTACACCGCCTGCGCACGCCTGCCCAACGACCGCAGCAGCCAGCGCAGCGACGTGG GCTGGCGCTTGTTTGATGACAGCACGGTGACAACGGTGGACGAGAGCCAGGTCGTGACGCGTTATGCCTACGTCCTCTTCTACCGCCGGCGGAACTCTCCTGTGGAGAGACCCCCCCGGGCAGGCCACGCTGAGCGCCACCCAGACCTGGGCCCTGCAGCCgaggctgctgccagccag GGACTAGGCTCTGGCCAGGCCCCCGAGGTGGCCCCCACGCGGACAGCCCCTGAACGCTTCGCCCCCCCTGTGGACCGCCCAGCCCCCACCTACAGCAACATGGAGGAGGTCGATTAG